A segment of the Mycobacterium intracellulare ATCC 13950 genome:
GGTCGCCACGACCAGGCTCAACGCCGCCAGGGTGGCGGCCGGCCGCGAATGATGAGCCAGGACGATGACTCCCAGCGCGACAACCGATGTCGTCACCGGGGTGACATACGGGCTGAATCGGTGTCTGGGCACTGGCGCCGTCGGCGACGAGGGGGACCAGCTGGCCATCGCGATGAGCAACGACGACGCCGGCCAGCAGGCATCCAGCAAGGTGCCGACCCGATAGGAGCCCGCCGTCGTCTGGAACAGGTACGCTACGTCCGCCACCGCAAACACGACCAGTCCGGTCATCAGCAGCGCCCAGCGAAAGTCATTGCGCCAACCGAGTATTGGCAGCATGCCGGCGGCCAGGGCCAGGAGCACCAGGTCAATCCAGGGGTAGACCAATCCCATCCACACCGTCGCGGGCGTGCGTGACGTCGCCGCCCGCATGGGGCCCTCCGTCACGGCCGCGGCCACCGCCGCCAGCGTCAGGGCGCACACCAGCGAGTCGAGCTGAATCGGGATCGGCAACCGCTTGAACCGTGCCCGCATGAGCAGCAGCAGCCCGGCGTACACCAGCGGGTAGTACGCCAGGTACACCGGGTCGGCCACCGACGGGGAGCGACCGTTGGGCACAAACAACGCGTAGACGATGTCGCCCGCGGCCGAGAACGCCATCCCGGCGGCGATCAGTGACCACGCCAACCGGTCCGCCGAGACGCGGTACGCGCGAAGGACAACCAGACCGGCGGCCAACACGGTCAGCGCCGAATACAGCGTCGTGGCGGAGAACATGCCGTGTCCCGCGTCCGGATGCGCGACGCTGGACGCGGCGAAGGCGATCACGCCGACCGCCAGCACCGCGAAGCCCACCCGGATACCCCTCGGTGGCCGAGGGGCATCGTCCCCGACATCGCCGGAGGGCGAGTTCGTGGTCGGTGTCGCGAGGTCGGAAACGGGCGGTGACGCCTGCGGCGTCGCGACACCGCCGCCGCCATCGACCGGCGGCGCCACGTCGGATTCCCCGGAATCGGGAGACGCCGGGAACGCGTACGGCAACGGCAGGTCGGGCATGAAGCTGCGGATGCATTGCCCGCCTTCGCGTTTGGCGGCGTACATGGCGAGGTCGGCGTGCCTCAGCAGCTGGTCGACCGTGCAGGCCGATGCGCCGGTGCACACCGTGAATCCGATGCTGGGCCGGACCATGATCGGAATGCCGTCGATCAGGATGGCCCCGGTGAACGCGTCGAGGATCCGGTGCGCGGCCGCCTGCGATTCTTGGACGGAAGCCTCGATGACCGCCGCGAATTCGTCGCCGCCGAGCCGGGCGATGGTCCCGCTTTCCCCCAACGCCGCGGTGAGCCGCCCGGCCACCCTGACCAAAAGCTCGTCGCCGGCCGGATGGCCCAGGGCGTCGTTGACCGACTTGAAGTTGTCGAGGTCCAGGCACAGCACCGCGATGGGCATGCCGTTGGGATGCCGGCGCGCGACGGCCTGTTCCAGGCGCTGCAGGAACAGGGCGCGATTGGCCAGACCGGTCAGGTTGTCGCGAAACGCCTCGCGCGCGACCTCCGACAACAAATTCTGGTTGTCGACCAGGACGACGAATTGCCGGGCCAGCACGGCGGCCACCAGGATGCCCAGCGCGGCGAGCATGGGGTCGTGTATCGAATGGCCCGCCGCGTGCGCCCAGCCCGCCGCGGCGGCGAGGATCAGCGGCAAGTAGGGCAGCCACAGCCGGGCCCGGAACTCGGTCTCATCCGGCGGCGCGGGCGCGGGACGCTCGTGCGCGGCGGCCAGGGCCGCGAGCGCCAATAACGCCAGGCCCGCGACTCGGACCAGGTCGCCGACCCCGCCCGTGTGATAGCTGGCGATGCCGGTATAGAAGACCAGCGCCATGTCGGCGATGCAGATGGTCGCGACGCCAGCGGCGAGCAGGCTGCGGCTCGGCCGGTCGCCGGGACGAGCCCGGGAAAGCATCAGGATCGCCGTCGTCACCTGGACGATGTCGGCGAAGACCTCCGCCGAGGTCACCAGCCGCGCGCCGGAATGCTCCTGCAGCTGCGCTTCGACCACGAACACCCAGGCGATGACGAACAGCGACGTCGCCACGATGAGACCGTCGAGCAGCAGACGCCGGGGGCTCTTGCGAGACAATTGGGACAGCAGCACCAACGACGTCATCGCGCCGACCGGCCACAGCAGAAGGACGAACTCGGTTGCCGCAGGGTGGGTGGCGTGATCGAATTCCGGGCGCACGTCGTAGAACGCCCAGATGACCTCACCGGCCGCCCAGCCGAGCAGGGCCGTCACCAGCGCCAGCCATCCGTATCGTTGCCGCCGGGGCTTGAAGCGGGCCGCGCGCGCGGCGTATGCCGCCGCGATGGCAAGGCACATCGCGATGACGAACCCGTTGATGGGGTGCGTCCCGTACGGGCCGCGCCATCCCCAGAACGACGACAGCACGATCAGCACGCCGGCTACGCCGTACACGGAGACGAGGACCCACCCGGCGGGTGCCGGCACCCCCGACCGCCGCCACGGATTCACCGCCCGCCGTTTCGTCACGCTTGAGCTCCCCTGTTGTGTGGTGAAGAAACAACAGCATCACCACGAGTTACAGGGCATTAAACCGCTGCAGACGCGCGCTAAGTGTGGCTTTTGCCAGGTTGGTGCCGTTTCCGGTGCCGCCGAAGGACGGCCGCCACGGGCCTAATCCGGTTGACTTGCGTCGATACGGGCCAGTGCGTTGCGCAGAATCTGGCCGGTGGCGTCGCGGTCGGGGTCGCGGCGCAGCAGCATTCCTTTGGCCACCGACAGCTTGTCGCCGTTGCGGCGCGGCAAGACGTGCAGGTGGACGTGGAACACCGTCTGGAAGGCGGCGCTGCCGTCGTTGATGGCGATGTTGGTCGCGTCGGCCAATTCCGTCGTGCGCGCGGCCCGGGCGATGCGTTGGCCCAGGGTGACCATTCCGGCCAGCGTCTCCGGCGTGGTGTCGGTGAGGTCGACGCTGTGCCGCTTGGGCAGCACCAGCGTGTGGCCACGAGTGAACGGGCGGATGTCGAGGATCGCCAGGTAGTCGTCGTCTTCGTAGATCCGGATGGCCGGAGCTTCCCCGGCGACGACCGCACAGAACACGCAGGACATGTCGCCCACGGTACTTGTTGCCGCGCCGCGGCCCCGCCGACGCCAGCCCGGGCCCGGCCCAATTGCGGGGTTACGCTGCCGCAGTGAACGACGATCTCGCCTTCGCCGGCGCGGCGGCGCAAGCACGCATGCTGGCCGACGGTGAACTGACCGCACCGGAGCTGCTCGAGGTCTACCTGGAGCGGATCGCGCAGCTCGACAGCCAGCTGCGGTGCTACCGCGTGGTGCTCGCTGACAAAGCTCGCTACGAGGCCGCCGTGGCGCAGGACCGCCTGGACGCGGGCGAACGGCTGCCCCTGCTCGGCGTGCCGGTCGCGATCAAGGACGACGTCGATGTCGCCGGGGAGGTGACGACCTTCGGCAGCGGCGGGCACCGGCCCGCGGTGAGCTCCGACGCGGAGGTGGTGCGCCGGCTGCGCGCCGCGGGCGCCGTCATCGTCGGCAAGACCAATGTGCCCGAGCTGATGATGCTGCCGTACACCGAGTCGCTGACCTTCGGAGCTACCCGCAATCCCTGGGATCCCAGGCGCACGCCGGGCGGCAGCAGC
Coding sequences within it:
- a CDS encoding bifunctional diguanylate cyclase/phosphodiesterase, with amino-acid sequence MYGVAGVLIVLSSFWGWRGPYGTHPINGFVIAMCLAIAAAYAARAARFKPRRQRYGWLALVTALLGWAAGEVIWAFYDVRPEFDHATHPAATEFVLLLWPVGAMTSLVLLSQLSRKSPRRLLLDGLIVATSLFVIAWVFVVEAQLQEHSGARLVTSAEVFADIVQVTTAILMLSRARPGDRPSRSLLAAGVATICIADMALVFYTGIASYHTGGVGDLVRVAGLALLALAALAAAHERPAPAPPDETEFRARLWLPYLPLILAAAAGWAHAAGHSIHDPMLAALGILVAAVLARQFVVLVDNQNLLSEVAREAFRDNLTGLANRALFLQRLEQAVARRHPNGMPIAVLCLDLDNFKSVNDALGHPAGDELLVRVAGRLTAALGESGTIARLGGDEFAAVIEASVQESQAAAHRILDAFTGAILIDGIPIMVRPSIGFTVCTGASACTVDQLLRHADLAMYAAKREGGQCIRSFMPDLPLPYAFPASPDSGESDVAPPVDGGGGVATPQASPPVSDLATPTTNSPSGDVGDDAPRPPRGIRVGFAVLAVGVIAFAASSVAHPDAGHGMFSATTLYSALTVLAAGLVVLRAYRVSADRLAWSLIAAGMAFSAAGDIVYALFVPNGRSPSVADPVYLAYYPLVYAGLLLLMRARFKRLPIPIQLDSLVCALTLAAVAAAVTEGPMRAATSRTPATVWMGLVYPWIDLVLLALAAGMLPILGWRNDFRWALLMTGLVVFAVADVAYLFQTTAGSYRVGTLLDACWPASSLLIAMASWSPSSPTAPVPRHRFSPYVTPVTTSVVALGVIVLAHHSRPAATLAALSLVVATARFSLTFRDVSLLHTNAKHAMTDELTALPNRHSLASALTALPTTAPGPTSIPGRARARRALLLLSLSDFHEITDSIGRHFGDELLCHIANRLSGSVRRDDMLARVGDDQFAVLLADGANLTAASAQAGRLLEALSEPIALDPITVQVEGRIAIALCPDHCDHPQELLGRAETAMAHAESARSKIAVYDSSFEVYRNNDPNLIEDLRTALFDTDELKLHYQPKIDGRDGSVHSVEAVLRWQHPTRGTLLPEEVLPVAERAGLMRKISNRTLSMALKQVRCWREQGITLTVAVNLSTTNLLDIELVGTVERLLANYDLPADALILEITESALVDSARSRNTVAALQRLGIRISLDDYGTGWSSLARLQEVSVDELKLDRIFVTRLDHDARSVAIVRSTVALAHNLGADLVAEGVENKGTLDALHRYGCMITQGYVHTAPLPPDELRNWIANHTPEPHTSQSHRRA
- a CDS encoding HIT family protein: MSCVFCAVVAGEAPAIRIYEDDDYLAILDIRPFTRGHTLVLPKRHSVDLTDTTPETLAGMVTLGQRIARAARTTELADATNIAINDGSAAFQTVFHVHLHVLPRRNGDKLSVAKGMLLRRDPDRDATGQILRNALARIDASQPD